The Cloeon dipterum chromosome 3, ieCloDipt1.1, whole genome shotgun sequence genome includes a region encoding these proteins:
- the LOC135938278 gene encoding uncharacterized protein LOC135938278 isoform X3 codes for MAQPRAANCRHPHRNFTTTGLYQHISPPRAVPALKPEALRQWLKEGDIERLRQLVTDGQGHRLLGERPPVPAARSFLRTLPSLMARQEEVHIAAEDGKTEEVAAMLDKGDEGARLAVSKDAAGLGLLHKAVLRGHIALAEMLVEKYPQTINLKDHEGRTALHYCGASPEANYMWGLLEAAGADLDVVDRRGNRAKHYLNMSKNASGSSLGSLKRVRRQDPDLPVIVTRAHIRKWIHERDLSKLEKLLWAGHGDRLLPETSASPKVRSFLESVPYILTVIKEAHCAAVTDNLQLWRLRTSPPVPEHVVISKDKNGLTPLHKAAGLGHLEIVKEILSRFPDAQKVADETKKTPLHYAALLKTEHPVYKALLDAGADENVLDKKERSPLYYAQHPNDHIDTTLLSQVPEAPRAHSKLPSSWNWNSLTVAPNAIATNMVPEPLPLPPMPKKVEKPPLPNIRPLPAKPKETVNLESQQKTEPKTTQETSGTKFAPYLPLNSRKPVTNKSTNESSSSKFAPSSPLKPLETSVGRFILPQAAQPPTSPVKALDTSGSRLNTSHGAIQHPLSTIPIAANAFPNPRDFDITQTPPTTFSFSPNTSTKNPMGFTLSRINTPYNPTIFHSRFAPPVPSTAPESTPAPVAYTTAVPSTAPSVTTSSNRPLEGLTEQVEAIPETPQPPAPEQPPQAENLTEENAPNSSPEEIKPNPEEIKPPQNEKGMILASDKPVRPISPPGTRMHAPLIEKWVRNLDMARLEDALLEGRGPRVMKLISNSPKQEEFKAFIERAPGFMEAMKLVHSAARTGNMNQMNDLLEVYKRIVLARDEEGAQPLHVAVRAGNETMARNLLNIFPQGATIPDWEGRTPLHYAAMCLDPEKAMICYQLLLAHGAPEKAKDATGNTAQDYLEETQSQLVEQFDPAVVDSEIAQAKVVEVEAATAEIMPPRSSNEDPVLIEAKKLVVEENTEKLAEMVLNGHGEKLLGLRSDNPYVQGLLENVPDYMIKIHKVHEAAETGDIVSLQKALERRKFVTSRDKYGATPLHKAVLHQQVGVVRYLAGRFPESLRAQDQAGRTALHYSAVLADRGNIYGILASLGADINVRDMRGRTALDYQLHHEQKQSHAKLLFELGADPSLAALDPLDPTATLATSAAGALTMDMLEPEPRNLTFGTEPPIVKNSLPPDTAHYDGKALQEPLLEGLKEQESNGAMTPETSKKPLDGGDDATEEQRLLTAPSRGHDQRLETAGSMASGVGSTNRDEFGQSMLHFAAVRAHSRNAFAQILREAGLSVGQRDLLYRTPRDVALEAGLPENARDIDEWVLLLAMEGDTTRLEELLMDGYDHILDVKNAKGDGILDLVSAANVQESVSFLTSVSVFESRRDWIHSAIRDGDLGKVREVLTSSRLAVARNKFGRCALHVAVLAEKEQIVEFIAIKFPICLAAGDNLERTALHYAMAMENAEKLSMILVKAGAKRVIKDLRGRQPSFYFVNRDEVLNLKEEEMKEVQEAQ; via the exons ATGGCACAGCCCAGGGCCGCTAACTGCAGACACCCTCACAGAAACTTCACCACGACAGGACTCTATCAGCACATCAGTCCACCAAGAG CGGTGCCCGCACTGAAGCCCGAAGCGTTGAGGCAGTGGCTAAAGGAGGGAGACATCGAACGTCTCCGCCAACTGGTCACCGACGGTCAGGGCCACCGTCTGTTGGGAGAACGTCCTCCTGTGCCAGCTGCCCGCAGTTTCCTGAGAACCCTGCCCTCGCTGATGGCCCGGCAGGAGGAAGTGCACATCGCCGCCGAGGATGGCAAGACGGAAGAAGTGGCCGCCATGCTGGACAAGGGCGATGAGGGTGCCCGTCTTGCTGTGAGCAAGGATGCCGCTGGTCTCGGCCTCCTGCACAAAGCCGTACTCAGGGGCCATATTGCCCTCGCAGAGATGCTGGTCGAGAAGTATCCACAGACCATCAATCTTAAAGACCAC GAAGGGCGGACGGCATTGCATTACTGCGGTGCCAGTCCAGAGGCTAACTACATGTGGGGATTGCtggaggcggcgggggcggacCTAGACGTGGTGGACCGCCGAGGTAACAGGGCCAAGCACTACCTCAACATGAGCAAAAACGCTTCTGGAAGCAGCTTAGGCTCATTGAAAAGAGTGCGGCGCCAGGATCCAG accTCCCTGTGATTGTGACTCGGGCTCACATACGCAAATGGATTCACGAGCGAGATCTGTCGAAACTGGAAAAACTGCTGTGGGCCGGCCACGGGGACCGGCTTTTGCCCGAAACCAGCGCCAGTCCCAAGGTCCGCAGCTTCCTCGAGTCAGTTCCTTATATCCTG ACGGTGATAAAAGAGGCTCATTGTGCCGCTGTCACGGACAACCTGCAACTCTGGCGTTTGCGAACGTCGCCCCCTGTACCTGAGCACGTAGTCATAAGTAAGGATAAGAATGGTCTCACCCCACTCCACAAG GCTGCTGGTCTCGGCCACTTGGAGATTGTGAAAGAGATTTTGTCGCGCTTCCCGGATGCACAGAAAGTTGCGGACGAAACAAAGAAAACCCCTTTGCACTATGCAGCTCTCTTGAAAACGGAACACCCCGTTTACAAAGCTCTTTTAGACGCGGGAGCCGATGAGAATGTCTTGGATAAG aaaGAACGCTCGCCTTTGTACTATGCACAACACCCAAATGATCACATTGACACGACCTTGCTGAGCCAAGTTCCTGAAGCCCCTAGGGCACATAGCAAGCTCCCCTCCAGCTGGAACTGGAACTCACTCACGGTGGCTCCGAATGCAATTGCTACCAACATGGTGCCCGAACCTCTTCCATTGCCGCCGATGCccaaaaaagttgaaaaaccACCCCTGCCAAACATTCGACCTCTGCCCGCGAAACCAAAGGAAACGGTAAACTTAGAATCACAACAAAAAACCGAACCAAAAACCACTCAGGAAACAAGTGGGACCAAATTCGCACCATACCTGCCGCTAAACTCAAGAAAGCCTGTCACCAATAAATCAACCAACGAAAGCAGTAGTTCAAAATTCGCCCCTTCCAGTCCACTAAAGCCTCTTGAAACCTCAGTGGGTAGGTTCATTCTACCTCAAGCTGCTCAACCACCAACGAGTCCAGTGAAAGCGCTGGACACTTCAGGCAGCCGACTCAACACATCCCACGGCGCCATCCA GCATCCCTTGTCGACCATTCCTATTGCTGCCAATGCTTTTCCCAATCCCCGGGATTTTGACATCACGCAGACTCCACCCACGACCTTTTCCTTTTCACCAAACACGTCCACGAAAAATCCGATGGGGTTCACCCTGAGCAGGATCAATACTCCTTACAACCCTACCATATTCCATTCTCGTTTCGCTCCTCCGGTGCCCAGCACCGCTCCTGAGTCCACTCCCGCCCCTGTGGCCTACACGACAGCCGTGCCCAGCACCGCACCCTCAGTAACCACTTCCTCGAACCGACCTTTGGAAGGGCTCACGGAGCAAGTTGAGGCTATCCCTGAAACACCGCAGCCTCCCGCTCCTGAGCAACCGCCTCAAGCGGAAAATCTTACTGAAGAAAATGCTCCTAATTCTTCGCCAGAAGAAATTAAACCGAACCCTGAGGAGATCAAACCCCCGCAGAATGAAAAAGGAATGATTTTAGCTTCG GACAAGCCTGTGAGGCCTATCTCGCCTCCAGGCACCCGAATGCACGCGCCATTGATTGAAAAGTGGGTCCGCAACCTCGATATGGCTCGGCTGGAGGACGCGCTACTCGAAGGCCGCGGGCCGCGAGTAATGAAATTGATCAGCAACTCCCCTAAGCAGGAGGAGTTCAAGGCTTTCATTGAGCGTGCCCCCGGATTCATG GAGGCAATGAAATTAGTGCACTCGGCTGCCAGGACGGGAAACATGAATCAAATGAACGATCTACTTGAAGTTTACAAGAGGATTGTTTTAGCCAGGGATGAAGAAGGTGCCCAGCCCCTCCACGTGGCGGTCAGGGCGGGAAACGAGACGATGGCCAGAAATTTGCTCAACATTTTTCCACAGGGAGCAACAATACCTGATTGg GAGGGACGAACGCCTCTTCATTACGCTGCAATGTGTCTCGACCCAGAAAAAGCTATGATTTGTTACCAACTTCTTTTGGCACATGGAGCACCAGAAAAAGCGAAAGATGCT ACTGGAAACACGGCACAAGACTATCTTGAAGAAACGCAAAGTCAATTAGTGGAGCAATTCGACCCAGCAGTTGTTGATTCGGAAATAGCACAAGCCAAAGTGGTAGAAGTTGAAGCTGCCACCGCCGAAATTATGCCACCAAGATCCTCTAACGAAGATCCTGTTctaattgaagcaaaaaagcTTGTTGTAGAAGAAAACACAGAAAAACTAGCCGAAATGGTTCTCAACGGTCATGGAGAGAAGCTTTTGGGGCTTCGCTCTGACAATCCTTACGTCCAGGGGCTTTTGGAAAACGTCCCAGATTAtatg ATCAAAATCCATAAAGTGCACGAAGCTGCTGAAACGGGTGACATAGTTTCCCTTCAGAAAGCCTTGGAGCGACGCAAATTTGTCACCTCCAGGGACAAATACGGTGCCACTCCACTGCACAAAGCTGTGCTACACCAACAAGTGGGAGTTGTCCGTTATCTTGCCGGCCGATTTCCTGAATCTCTCAGGGCACAAGATCAAGCAGGCAGAACGGCTTTGCACTACTCGGCCGTTCTGGCCGATAGGGGCAACATATACGGCATTTTGGCGTCGCTTGGAGCAGATATCAACGTTAGAGACATG cgTGGACGCACTGCCTTGGACTATCAATTGCACCACGAGCAAAAGCAAAGTCATGCAAAATTGCTCTTTGAGCTGGGCGCTGACCCGTCGCTGGCCGCCCTCGATCCTCTAGACCCGACGGCAACACTAGCAACCTCAGCGGCTGGAGCTTTGACCATGGACATGCTTGAACCCGAGCCGAGGAACCTGACTTTTGGTACCGAACCACCTATtg tgaaaaattcattgcCACCGGACACAGCACACTACGACGGAAAAG cacttcaAGAGCCACTGCTCGAGGGCCTGAAGGAG CAAGAATCAAATGGCGCGATGACCCCCGAAACAAGCAAGAAGCCCCTCGACGGCGGCGATGACGCGACTGAGGAGCAGCGCCTGTTGACGGCGCCATCGCGAGGCCACGATCAACGCCTCGAAACGGCGGGCTCGATGGCGAGTGGCGTCGGCAGCACCAACAGA GACGAGTTCGGCCAGAGCATGCTGCACTTCGCGGCTGTGCGCGCACACAGCCGTAACGCTTTCGCCCAAATCCTCAGGGAGGCTGGGCTCAGCGTCGGACAGCGGGACTTGCTTTACAGGACGCCTAGGGACGTCGCCCTCGAAGCTGGACTGCCCGAGAATGCGAGGGATATAGATGAATGGGTTTTGCTTCTCGCCATGGAAG GTGACACAACCAGACTTGAAGAGTTGCTTATGGACGGCTACGATCACATCCTGGACGTGAAAAACGCGAAAGGCGACGGAATTCTCGATTTGGTGTCGGCAGCAAACGTACAGGAAAGTGTTTCTTTCTTAACGTCAGTCTCCGTTTTCGAG AGCCGCCGCGATTGGATCCACTCGGCGATTCGAGACGGCGACTTGGGCAAAGTGCGCGAGGTGCTCACTTCTAGTCGGCTTGCAGTGGCGCGCAACAAGTTCGGAAGGTGCGCCCTTCACGTCGCAGTGCTAGCCGAGAAGGAGCAAATCGTCGAGTTCATCGCGATCAAGTTTCCAATTTGTCTAGCAGCCGGAGACAAT CTGGAGAGAACTGCGTTGCACTATGCCATGGCGATGGAAAACGCTGAGAAGTTGAGCATGATTCTTGTCAAGGCGGGAGCTAAGAGGGTTATCAAAGATttg AGGGGGAGACAGCCGTCGTTTTACTTTGTCAACAGAGATGAAGTTCTTAATCTTAAAGAGGAGGAAATGAAGGAAGTGCAGGAGGCGCAATAG
- the LOC135938278 gene encoding uncharacterized protein LOC135938278 isoform X2 produces the protein MAQPRAANCRHPHRNFTTTGLYQHISPPRAVPALKPEALRQWLKEGDIERLRQLVTDGQGHRLLGERPPVPAARSFLRTLPSLMARQEEVHIAAEDGKTEEVAAMLDKGDEGARLAVSKDAAGLGLLHKAVLRGHIALAEMLVEKYPQTINLKDHEGRTALHYCGASPEANYMWGLLEAAGADLDVVDRRGNRAKHYLNMSKNASGSSLGSLKRVRRQDPDLPVIVTRAHIRKWIHERDLSKLEKLLWAGHGDRLLPETSASPKVRSFLESVPYILTVIKEAHCAAVTDNLQLWRLRTSPPVPEHVVISKDKNGLTPLHKAAGLGHLEIVKEILSRFPDAQKVADETKKTPLHYAALLKTEHPVYKALLDAGADENVLDKKERSPLYYAQHPNDHIDTTLLSQVPEAPRAHSKLPSSWNWNSLTVAPNAIATNMVPEPLPLPPMPKKVEKPPLPNIRPLPAKPKETVNLESQQKTEPKTTQETSGTKFAPYLPLNSRKPVTNKSTNESSSSKFAPSSPLKPLETSVGRFILPQAAQPPTSPVKALDTSGSRLNTSHGAIQYIRNFENFGTRIISTPSVYVSRHPLSTIPIAANAFPNPRDFDITQTPPTTFSFSPNTSTKNPMGFTLSRINTPYNPTIFHSRFAPPVPSTAPESTPAPVAYTTAVPSTAPSVTTSSNRPLEGLTEQVEAIPETPQPPAPEQPPQAENLTEENAPNSSPEEIKPNPEEIKPPQNEKGMILASDKPVRPISPPGTRMHAPLIEKWVRNLDMARLEDALLEGRGPRVMKLISNSPKQEEFKAFIERAPGFMEAMKLVHSAARTGNMNQMNDLLEVYKRIVLARDEEGAQPLHVAVRAGNETMARNLLNIFPQGATIPDWEGRTPLHYAAMCLDPEKAMICYQLLLAHGAPEKAKDATGNTAQDYLEETQSQLVEQFDPAVVDSEIAQAKVVEVEAATAEIMPPRSSNEDPVLIEAKKLVVEENTEKLAEMVLNGHGEKLLGLRSDNPYVQGLLENVPDYMIKIHKVHEAAETGDIVSLQKALERRKFVTSRDKYGATPLHKAVLHQQVGVVRYLAGRFPESLRAQDQAGRTALHYSAVLADRGNIYGILASLGADINVRDMRGRTALDYQLHHEQKQSHAKLLFELGADPSLAALDPLDPTATLATSAAGALTMDMLEPEPRNLTFVKNSLPPDTAHYDGKALQEPLLEGLKEQESNGAMTPETSKKPLDGGDDATEEQRLLTAPSRGHDQRLETAGSMASGVGSTNRDEFGQSMLHFAAVRAHSRNAFAQILREAGLSVGQRDLLYRTPRDVALEAGLPENARDIDEWVLLLAMEGDTTRLEELLMDGYDHILDVKNAKGDGILDLVSAANVQESVSFLTSVSVFESRRDWIHSAIRDGDLGKVREVLTSSRLAVARNKFGRCALHVAVLAEKEQIVEFIAIKFPICLAAGDNLERTALHYAMAMENAEKLSMILVKAGAKRVIKDLRGRQPSFYFVNRDEVLNLKEEEMKEVQEAQ, from the exons ATGGCACAGCCCAGGGCCGCTAACTGCAGACACCCTCACAGAAACTTCACCACGACAGGACTCTATCAGCACATCAGTCCACCAAGAG CGGTGCCCGCACTGAAGCCCGAAGCGTTGAGGCAGTGGCTAAAGGAGGGAGACATCGAACGTCTCCGCCAACTGGTCACCGACGGTCAGGGCCACCGTCTGTTGGGAGAACGTCCTCCTGTGCCAGCTGCCCGCAGTTTCCTGAGAACCCTGCCCTCGCTGATGGCCCGGCAGGAGGAAGTGCACATCGCCGCCGAGGATGGCAAGACGGAAGAAGTGGCCGCCATGCTGGACAAGGGCGATGAGGGTGCCCGTCTTGCTGTGAGCAAGGATGCCGCTGGTCTCGGCCTCCTGCACAAAGCCGTACTCAGGGGCCATATTGCCCTCGCAGAGATGCTGGTCGAGAAGTATCCACAGACCATCAATCTTAAAGACCAC GAAGGGCGGACGGCATTGCATTACTGCGGTGCCAGTCCAGAGGCTAACTACATGTGGGGATTGCtggaggcggcgggggcggacCTAGACGTGGTGGACCGCCGAGGTAACAGGGCCAAGCACTACCTCAACATGAGCAAAAACGCTTCTGGAAGCAGCTTAGGCTCATTGAAAAGAGTGCGGCGCCAGGATCCAG accTCCCTGTGATTGTGACTCGGGCTCACATACGCAAATGGATTCACGAGCGAGATCTGTCGAAACTGGAAAAACTGCTGTGGGCCGGCCACGGGGACCGGCTTTTGCCCGAAACCAGCGCCAGTCCCAAGGTCCGCAGCTTCCTCGAGTCAGTTCCTTATATCCTG ACGGTGATAAAAGAGGCTCATTGTGCCGCTGTCACGGACAACCTGCAACTCTGGCGTTTGCGAACGTCGCCCCCTGTACCTGAGCACGTAGTCATAAGTAAGGATAAGAATGGTCTCACCCCACTCCACAAG GCTGCTGGTCTCGGCCACTTGGAGATTGTGAAAGAGATTTTGTCGCGCTTCCCGGATGCACAGAAAGTTGCGGACGAAACAAAGAAAACCCCTTTGCACTATGCAGCTCTCTTGAAAACGGAACACCCCGTTTACAAAGCTCTTTTAGACGCGGGAGCCGATGAGAATGTCTTGGATAAG aaaGAACGCTCGCCTTTGTACTATGCACAACACCCAAATGATCACATTGACACGACCTTGCTGAGCCAAGTTCCTGAAGCCCCTAGGGCACATAGCAAGCTCCCCTCCAGCTGGAACTGGAACTCACTCACGGTGGCTCCGAATGCAATTGCTACCAACATGGTGCCCGAACCTCTTCCATTGCCGCCGATGCccaaaaaagttgaaaaaccACCCCTGCCAAACATTCGACCTCTGCCCGCGAAACCAAAGGAAACGGTAAACTTAGAATCACAACAAAAAACCGAACCAAAAACCACTCAGGAAACAAGTGGGACCAAATTCGCACCATACCTGCCGCTAAACTCAAGAAAGCCTGTCACCAATAAATCAACCAACGAAAGCAGTAGTTCAAAATTCGCCCCTTCCAGTCCACTAAAGCCTCTTGAAACCTCAGTGGGTAGGTTCATTCTACCTCAAGCTGCTCAACCACCAACGAGTCCAGTGAAAGCGCTGGACACTTCAGGCAGCCGACTCAACACATCCCACGGCGCCATCCAGTATATTCgcaattttgagaatttcggCACGAGAATAATATCCACTCCATCCGTTTACGTGAGCAGGCATCCCTTGTCGACCATTCCTATTGCTGCCAATGCTTTTCCCAATCCCCGGGATTTTGACATCACGCAGACTCCACCCACGACCTTTTCCTTTTCACCAAACACGTCCACGAAAAATCCGATGGGGTTCACCCTGAGCAGGATCAATACTCCTTACAACCCTACCATATTCCATTCTCGTTTCGCTCCTCCGGTGCCCAGCACCGCTCCTGAGTCCACTCCCGCCCCTGTGGCCTACACGACAGCCGTGCCCAGCACCGCACCCTCAGTAACCACTTCCTCGAACCGACCTTTGGAAGGGCTCACGGAGCAAGTTGAGGCTATCCCTGAAACACCGCAGCCTCCCGCTCCTGAGCAACCGCCTCAAGCGGAAAATCTTACTGAAGAAAATGCTCCTAATTCTTCGCCAGAAGAAATTAAACCGAACCCTGAGGAGATCAAACCCCCGCAGAATGAAAAAGGAATGATTTTAGCTTCG GACAAGCCTGTGAGGCCTATCTCGCCTCCAGGCACCCGAATGCACGCGCCATTGATTGAAAAGTGGGTCCGCAACCTCGATATGGCTCGGCTGGAGGACGCGCTACTCGAAGGCCGCGGGCCGCGAGTAATGAAATTGATCAGCAACTCCCCTAAGCAGGAGGAGTTCAAGGCTTTCATTGAGCGTGCCCCCGGATTCATG GAGGCAATGAAATTAGTGCACTCGGCTGCCAGGACGGGAAACATGAATCAAATGAACGATCTACTTGAAGTTTACAAGAGGATTGTTTTAGCCAGGGATGAAGAAGGTGCCCAGCCCCTCCACGTGGCGGTCAGGGCGGGAAACGAGACGATGGCCAGAAATTTGCTCAACATTTTTCCACAGGGAGCAACAATACCTGATTGg GAGGGACGAACGCCTCTTCATTACGCTGCAATGTGTCTCGACCCAGAAAAAGCTATGATTTGTTACCAACTTCTTTTGGCACATGGAGCACCAGAAAAAGCGAAAGATGCT ACTGGAAACACGGCACAAGACTATCTTGAAGAAACGCAAAGTCAATTAGTGGAGCAATTCGACCCAGCAGTTGTTGATTCGGAAATAGCACAAGCCAAAGTGGTAGAAGTTGAAGCTGCCACCGCCGAAATTATGCCACCAAGATCCTCTAACGAAGATCCTGTTctaattgaagcaaaaaagcTTGTTGTAGAAGAAAACACAGAAAAACTAGCCGAAATGGTTCTCAACGGTCATGGAGAGAAGCTTTTGGGGCTTCGCTCTGACAATCCTTACGTCCAGGGGCTTTTGGAAAACGTCCCAGATTAtatg ATCAAAATCCATAAAGTGCACGAAGCTGCTGAAACGGGTGACATAGTTTCCCTTCAGAAAGCCTTGGAGCGACGCAAATTTGTCACCTCCAGGGACAAATACGGTGCCACTCCACTGCACAAAGCTGTGCTACACCAACAAGTGGGAGTTGTCCGTTATCTTGCCGGCCGATTTCCTGAATCTCTCAGGGCACAAGATCAAGCAGGCAGAACGGCTTTGCACTACTCGGCCGTTCTGGCCGATAGGGGCAACATATACGGCATTTTGGCGTCGCTTGGAGCAGATATCAACGTTAGAGACATG cgTGGACGCACTGCCTTGGACTATCAATTGCACCACGAGCAAAAGCAAAGTCATGCAAAATTGCTCTTTGAGCTGGGCGCTGACCCGTCGCTGGCCGCCCTCGATCCTCTAGACCCGACGGCAACACTAGCAACCTCAGCGGCTGGAGCTTTGACCATGGACATGCTTGAACCCGAGCCGAGGAACCTGACTTTTG tgaaaaattcattgcCACCGGACACAGCACACTACGACGGAAAAG cacttcaAGAGCCACTGCTCGAGGGCCTGAAGGAG CAAGAATCAAATGGCGCGATGACCCCCGAAACAAGCAAGAAGCCCCTCGACGGCGGCGATGACGCGACTGAGGAGCAGCGCCTGTTGACGGCGCCATCGCGAGGCCACGATCAACGCCTCGAAACGGCGGGCTCGATGGCGAGTGGCGTCGGCAGCACCAACAGA GACGAGTTCGGCCAGAGCATGCTGCACTTCGCGGCTGTGCGCGCACACAGCCGTAACGCTTTCGCCCAAATCCTCAGGGAGGCTGGGCTCAGCGTCGGACAGCGGGACTTGCTTTACAGGACGCCTAGGGACGTCGCCCTCGAAGCTGGACTGCCCGAGAATGCGAGGGATATAGATGAATGGGTTTTGCTTCTCGCCATGGAAG GTGACACAACCAGACTTGAAGAGTTGCTTATGGACGGCTACGATCACATCCTGGACGTGAAAAACGCGAAAGGCGACGGAATTCTCGATTTGGTGTCGGCAGCAAACGTACAGGAAAGTGTTTCTTTCTTAACGTCAGTCTCCGTTTTCGAG AGCCGCCGCGATTGGATCCACTCGGCGATTCGAGACGGCGACTTGGGCAAAGTGCGCGAGGTGCTCACTTCTAGTCGGCTTGCAGTGGCGCGCAACAAGTTCGGAAGGTGCGCCCTTCACGTCGCAGTGCTAGCCGAGAAGGAGCAAATCGTCGAGTTCATCGCGATCAAGTTTCCAATTTGTCTAGCAGCCGGAGACAAT CTGGAGAGAACTGCGTTGCACTATGCCATGGCGATGGAAAACGCTGAGAAGTTGAGCATGATTCTTGTCAAGGCGGGAGCTAAGAGGGTTATCAAAGATttg AGGGGGAGACAGCCGTCGTTTTACTTTGTCAACAGAGATGAAGTTCTTAATCTTAAAGAGGAGGAAATGAAGGAAGTGCAGGAGGCGCAATAG